Genomic window (Polaromonas sp. JS666):
AATTCGATCCAGCTTGCTTGTCACATAACCGCGCAGCGCGGGGGTAACTTCAAGATGGTGACCGCTGATCGTCAAGTTCATAAAGAGACTCCTTTTCCAAAGTTGGAGCTGGGTTGAAAACACCGCCCGACCGGAGAAGGCAGGACGGCAGACGGGGACAACTCTCTTGGATTCACTATGCGCCCGAAGCCCTGTAATTGCAAGCCAGCCTGGTAATAACCCGTGAAGCGCGCCCGCCGCCGACCGGACAGCCCCCAGACAGGCCCTGCACCGGGCCCAGCCACCTGGCGCCGCTCGCCGGGTCCAAGTCCTTGATTTGCCGGGATTTCCGAACAGAGCCGAACCGTGGCCGGCCACCCGACAGTTGTGCCGGACTTTCTCCCGCGATCAAGCGCGGACGGCAAAAGAAAGGTCGATAACCGCTGGATTTACTCAGGTTTTGAGGGACTGCAGCGTGATGCTGCTGTGGCCAGGACAAAACACTTGATTGGCCAGGTGAACAGCTGGCCTGCAATTTATCGTTTTCCACAGCCCGGGTGATGTAGGCTCCACGAAATGGTGCGTCATGGGATATTCGGGAATCACGCTTTATTGCACCCTCGCACGATGACAGTCGCACCGATCGGCTCAGCATGTCACTAGAATCCATCCTCTCCGGCCTGGCGGACCCCAAGGAAGAGCTCAATGCCCTGGTGCTGATGGGCGGGGGTGCGCGTACCGCCTATCAGGCGGGCGTCCTCCACGCCCTGTCCAGCATGCTGAGCCTTCAGGGCGACACGTTCAACGAGCGTTTTCCCTTCAAGATCCTGGTGGGAACGTCTGCCGGCGCGCTTAACGCCGCCTTCCTGGCCAGCCGCGCCGACGAAGGATTGCGGGCCTTTGGTCAGCTGGCCAGCTTCTGGACGACGCTGCGTTCGTCGCACGTGTACGATCTCAAAGTTCCAACCTGGATACGCTCGAACCGGATTGTGGCGGCCCTGTTTTTGTCGCAGCAGGTGCGCGCCCAGCAGTCGCTGCTGGACAACACGCCGCTGGTAGACACGCTGCACCGCAGCATTTCGCTGGAACGGATTGACCAGGCACTGCAGGACCGGACGCTGCACTCGCTGGCGATCTCCGCCTCCAGCTACAGCAGCGGGGTGCACTGGACGTTTTGCCAAATGGACCCGTACCGGCAGATCGATTTGTGGAGCCGGCCGGGCCGGCGCGCCGAGTTCCAGCCCATCACCATCGAGCATCTGATGGCCTCCAGCGCCCTTCCCTTCCTGTTTCCGTCCACACCGCTGTGGGTGGATGGCCATCGCGAGTTTTTTGGCGATGGCTCGATGCGCCAGAGTTCGCCGCTGTCGCCCGCCCTGCACCTGGGTGCCGGCAAGGTGCTGGTGATCGGGGTCGGGCAGCCCGAGCGCGCCAGCTTTGCCGGCAACAACGGTCAGAGCGTCAGCGGCCGGCCCACCTTGGGGGCGATTGCCGGCCATGCCATGGCCAGCGTGTTTCAGGACACGCTGCAGGCCGATGTGGAGCAGGCCCAGCGGGTGAGCAGAACCATGCGCCAGCTGCCACGGGAAATCGCCGCCCTGTTGCCTTACCGGCCGGTCGAGGTACTGGCGATGGCCCCTTCGCAGTCGCTCGATGCACTGGCGCAGGCACATGCCGGTGAGCTGCCCACCGGCGCATACAACGCACTGGCGGGCCTGGGCGCGCTCGGCGCCAAAGGCAGCCCGGGTGGCGCAGCCCTGGCTAGCTACCTGTTGTTCGAGCCGGGCTTCGTCAAGGCACTGATGGCGCTGGGCGAGCAGGATGCCTATGCCCGAAAAGACGAGTTGCTGGCTTTTTTCGGCCTGGCGGGCGCTAGATAAATCGGCCTTGAAATGCCATAATCGCCGCTGATTCATTACGGAGAAATCCTTGGAAAGCAGCCCTAGTCGCTAGCTTTCAACACCGCAGACTGACGTGAAGTGTCGTTGGGGGGTTGAAAGCGATAGCGCCATCCACCTCCCCTTGCCCAAGGCGCGCATGCTCCTTGCGCTGACCCTTGAACCGATAGGCAGTCAGTCATGCTCAATATTTTCACGCTCGCCAACGGGCGGCTGTTCCAGGAAGAAATCGAGTCCCTGGAAGAACTCTCCAAATTCCAGCCCATCTGGGTGGACCTTGAGGCT
Coding sequences:
- a CDS encoding patatin-like phospholipase family protein, with amino-acid sequence MSLESILSGLADPKEELNALVLMGGGARTAYQAGVLHALSSMLSLQGDTFNERFPFKILVGTSAGALNAAFLASRADEGLRAFGQLASFWTTLRSSHVYDLKVPTWIRSNRIVAALFLSQQVRAQQSLLDNTPLVDTLHRSISLERIDQALQDRTLHSLAISASSYSSGVHWTFCQMDPYRQIDLWSRPGRRAEFQPITIEHLMASSALPFLFPSTPLWVDGHREFFGDGSMRQSSPLSPALHLGAGKVLVIGVGQPERASFAGNNGQSVSGRPTLGAIAGHAMASVFQDTLQADVEQAQRVSRTMRQLPREIAALLPYRPVEVLAMAPSQSLDALAQAHAGELPTGAYNALAGLGALGAKGSPGGAALASYLLFEPGFVKALMALGEQDAYARKDELLAFFGLAGAR